The region ATTActgccgagaaaaaaaaaaaaaaaaaaggaatcaaaaGTGAAACATTATTTGGAACTGGAAGAGAAATATCATACAGAATCTGAATACAGTGCTGAAAAGAATTGAAAGTGAAATATCAAACAGAATCAAAAGTGgaaatactgtaaaaaaaaaaaaagaaaaagaaaaaaaaaagaagtgaaatatCATATAGATATGGAATCAAAAGTGAAATACTGTGCAGTCTGAAGTGAAGCACCATAGAGAATCAAACATGATAGAGAATCAAAAGTGAAATACTGTGCAGAGTCAGAAGTGAAACATCAAAACAGAATCAAAAGTTGAATACTGTATTGAACCGGAAGTGGAATATATAATAcagaacacccccgaaaacggagtatggctgcatacatggcagggtgaaaatggtcaaacatgtaaaagcccacttgtgtacatacaagtgaatgtagcagttgcagcccacgaatgaagaagaagaagaagaaaaatacagaacaaaaatGATATACTGTGTGAAATATTATACAGAATCAGAAGTGaagtattttttttgttgttgtctgtacaggCAGATGAGCTGGCATTTGATGAAGGTGACACCCTGTACATCCTGGACATGAAGGACAAAGACTGGTGGAAAGCCAAGTGTGGACGCAAGACAGGCCTTATCCCCAGCAACTATGGTACGGTGCTGTACTGCCATTTTTGGGTGTGGAGCAGCTGATGATTGATATCATTTTTGATACCCCATGCACATGCCAAATCTCTCTATTTGAAGCCAGTTATGACTAAGAGTCATTTCTTTTTGAttttattccttccttttctGTTGTTCCTGCTTGTGAAAATGGAGCTTAGCTTGCATTGAAAACAGGCGAACACATTGAAGGCGTTTTGTAGAAGTCAGTGAACAAAAAAATCTCAGATGTCAAGATAAGCAGGACGAATGTTATACTATGTTCTTCATCTCCAataactctgtgaagagtaaAGGAGGCACTGCACAGAACTCTTCTTCAGAGTCTTCCAGGTCTTTCTGTTGTGTGACAAAACCTGGATTTCTGCGAATAGTTTCCCCATCCTTTGTGTAATGATGTTTGTCCATCATTTTCCATGTTATCAGGCTTCTATCTGAATGGGAGAAAGTGTGTCAAAGTGACATTTAGATAGTTAGGAATAATAAATAGGAGACAGTTTATTGTGGGAAGATTTTGATCAGGAAGAGCTGATTTCAGATTATGtgttgatggttgttgttgtgcccaCAGTGGAGGAGAACACGGAATCCATTGACTACCCTCTGCATGATGCAGCCAAACGGGGCAACATTGACTTCCTGAAGGAGTGCCTTAGCAATAGAGTGGGTGGCTggactttctctctttttgtggaCCTCATATTTATATGATTATATTGTGTTCCAATGACTTAATATCCAGAATGGCTTGTGAAGTGTGGCGTCATTAGAATAAGacattgtgcatgcacacatccatccaagcagtgcatacatatgcacatatacacacacttacacaaacacatgcatgcacacacacacacacacacacacacacacacacacacacaaacctgctggCTTATGCATGCTCAACTGTACTCATGCAGTCCCATACATTCACAATAGTGAATGGCATTAAATGAATGAcgacacacatatatactgaaATATATGTGGAGACACACATCTGtccatacacaaactcacacactcacctacgAATGCCCATCAAGATGATCATCATCCCATTTACAgtccacacatgcatgtgcagtcttgcatgtatacacacgcaaTGTACATGTTTAGAGTGCAACAGTATAAATTAATGATAATACATATTTTGGTTTATGCACATCTGTGTTAGCACATGTGGACGCAAacatgcgtgtgcatatgtgcgtgcatgtttgtatgcaagCATGTAAGTGTTCATGcaaagtgtgtgcgcgtgcatgtataaTGTGGACAAAGCATGTTGGCAGGTGTCAGTGAATGGCCTGGACAAGGCAGGGTCCACCCCGCTGCACTGGGCCAGCCACGGGGGCCACGTCAACTGCATGCAGATTCTCCTGGCAGACACCAAGTGTGAAGTCAACGTTCAGGTCAGACGCTTGACTCACGGCCAGGAAAAACCTCACAACGTTTAAATGTTGGGAATCTGCCCTGTAATCCCAGGCACTTTGTAgactaaaatataaaaaaatgcatTGGTAGTTTAATGTTGGGAGTGTGCACTTAATCTAAGGCACTttgtagaaccccccccccccccccaaaaaaaatgatgCATTGACCTTTGTCCCACAGtgcagagggtgggtgggggtggtgggcatGATAAGGGGCAGGGGAAGAAGAGTTGACAGTACAGACCGCCATCGGcatgagagaggaaggaaaggtcTGAAAGGTACACAGGGGTATGAATAATATAGAAAGGGAAAGCCAGAGGAATGTGTTTGTGAGGCTTGGTTGGGGAATGTTTGcataatgagagaaagagagagagagagagggcatgttCTGTCATGAATGTTTTCTGTTTCTTATGACTGAACAGTTATTTTCGTTGTgctaacatacacaaacacatgcacacacacacacacactaacacacatacacacacacacacacacacacacacacacacacacactctctctctctctctctctctctctctttttggggCAAATGGTACTTATAACATTCAACACTCTCCAGtattcacattttttttatgttgcctcatgatgatgatgatggtgtacaGAACAAGCTGGGAGATACAGCGCTGCACTCTGCGTCCTGGAAAAACCATGCGGCCGCTGTCAAGATGTTGCTGGAGAAAggtaaacacacaccacactcggATGTCCCATGTTGTTGgagaaatgtatacacacaccacacacggttGTTGCCTGTTGCTGGAGAAAGGTAAACACACATGGATGTCCCATGTTGTTAgagaaatgtaaacacacaccacacagggttGTCGCCTGTTGCTGGAGAAAggtaaacacacaccacacagggttGTCACCTGTTGCTGGAGAAAGGTAAACATACACCACACTCGGATGTCCCATGTTGTTGgagaaatgtatacacacaccacacacggttGTTACCTGTTGCTGGAGAAAGGTAAAAACACATGGATGTCCCATGTTGTTGGAGAAATGGtaaacacacacagggttgtcacctGTTGCTGGAGAAAGgtaaatacacaccacacacggaTGTCCCATGTTGCTGGAGAAAGTTAGCACACGCCACATGCAGTTGTCCCATGCTGCGGGAGAAAGGTAAACACACGCTGGAGAAAGgtgaacacacatcacacatggttGTCGCCTGTTGCTGGAGAAaggtgaacacacaccacacaggattGTCACCTGTTGCTGGAGAAaggtgaacacacaccacacagggttGTCCCATGTTGCTGGAGAAAGGTGAACATACGCTGGAGAAAGGTGAACACACCACACAGGGTTGTCGCCTGTTGCTGGAGAAaggtgaacacacaccacacagggttGTCGCCTGTTGCTGGAGAAaggtgaacacacaccacacagggttGTCGCATGTTGCTGGAGAAaggtgaacacacaccacactgggtTGTCCCATGTTGCTGGAGAAaggtgaacacacaccacacagggttGTCGCCTGTTGCTGGCGAAAGGTGAACACACCACACAGGGTTGTCGCCTGTTGCTGGAGAAAGgtgaacacacatcacacagggttgtcacctgttgctggagaaaggtgaacacacaccacactgggtTGTCGCCTGTTGCTGGAGAAaggtgaacacacaccacacaggattGTCACCTGTTGCTGGAGAAaggtgaacacacaccacacagggttgtcacctgttgctggagaaaggtgaacacacaccacacagggttGTCCCCTGTTGCTGGAGAAAGGTGAACACGGAGAAGGAAAGGTGAACACACCACACAGGGTTGTCGCCTGTTGCTGGAGAAAggtaaacacacaccacacagggttGTCGCCTGTTGCTGGAGAAAGGTGAACACACCACACAGGGTTGTCGCCTGTTGCTGGAGAAaggtgaacacacaccacacagggttGTCCCATGTTGCTGGAGAAaggtgaacacacaccacacagggttGTCGCCTGTTGCTGGAGAAaggtgaacacacaccacacagggttGTCGCCTGTTGCTGGAGAAaggtgaacacacaccacacaccaggttacctgttgctggagaaaggtgaacacacaccacacagggttGTCCCATGTTGCTGGAGAAAGGTAAAAACACGTCACACACGGTTGTCCCATGTTGTTTGAGAAAGGTaaacacacaccttacacagTTGTCGCCTGTTGCTGGTGAAAGGTAAACTCACACTGGAGAAAGGTAAGCACACACCATACAGAGGTCTGTACAAAACAGTTATCCCTTGTTGTTGGAGAGAGgtaaacacacaccacaggctGTTGTCCCATGTTGTTGGAGAAAGGTAAACACGCACCACACAGAGGTCTGTACAAAAACGGTTGTCCCCAACAAcaatctgcagaaaaatccactttgatagtagaaCCACAAATACACTTACCGactgataagaagaaaaaaaaagaaaagaaaagaacaaaaagatggtgctgcactgtggtgactggaggaaaaaagaaggaatgtgagcactggaggaaaaaaaaaaaaaaggtggttgccactgcactgtggtgatgcactgtcaggggagagcagccaaaatttcacacagagaaatctggtgtgacaagaacgacaaaagaaaaaaaaaatcagtgcacaAGTGGGGATGGTTTCATAACAGTGCTGGAAAAGAATGCATGACTGGCTTGTTGTAGGGTATAAGGGGCTGCCCaaactgattttttcccccccttttttaattttaGCATTTGAATGCATGTTTTGAACGTCGGTATTTACATTGTACAGGGCACGTTGAGCATATGTACATGGAAAGGTGCTTTAAAAATGAAattgccattattatcattactctgCTGCAACCTGATGTACTGGAGGTACAAGCGAGTTTGAATTTTGCATCCAGATGTCATCAAGCTTGATTCATTGACTGTTGAAGATGAGAGCAGATTCTCTATTAAAGATTGATGTCTTGGGTCACATGTTCAGGTTACAATGTGACGTAACAGGGGGAAATGTGGAAGTATGATAAAGCTTGGATTTTAcaattccttaaaaaaaacaaacaa is a window of Babylonia areolata isolate BAREFJ2019XMU chromosome 22, ASM4173473v1, whole genome shotgun sequence DNA encoding:
- the LOC143296885 gene encoding osteoclast-stimulating factor 1-like, whose translation is MSTAPRPARPPPPIPKPGHVKVVRALYTYEAQQADELAFDEGDTLYILDMKDKDWWKAKCGRKTGLIPSNYVEENTESIDYPLHDAAKRGNIDFLKECLSNRVSVNGLDKAGSTPLHWASHGGHVNCMQILLADTKCEVNVQNKLGDTALHSASWKNHAAAVKMLLEKGARVDVRNNEKKLPVDLAKDPDVLAQLREAAGVQASRYTEDYEDEEDSD